One window of Acropora palmata chromosome 1, jaAcrPala1.3, whole genome shotgun sequence genomic DNA carries:
- the LOC141892057 gene encoding TNF receptor-associated factor 2-like has protein sequence MPGYKLCGADQKSIGQKYLCNFCGFLLKDAMQTGCGHFYCKECLGSLYTNDRAKMTCLQDQTEFLEKEVFPDMFTRREVQSFVVHCTFMDDGCSWKGEIRNLEVHTSNCDYVKVSCVHTECGAMVKKAFLPEHLKAECVFRLVTCELCSAQLVYNKLMQHQEKECRAYPVSCDKCSKEGIPRGKLTDHQNPILGDCEGIQGPCPFSQIGCSKTEILSQKEKKEHLTKENIHHNVLLLQFAVRVSKEMESVLRSDPRLLSSRQQMFMNYDNVIHDLFNQMRIHSETERHLQEMLRQLSERITAVERKLVLVNTSGGSSGASSQRLPDDEGSSVSADIERRVTDLGNKTADHEVLIVENNRIAMESSRETANLRRQLDNVQENSRRSEQRMESIEHALALRNVTLADLEEYVKKQEFLSYDGQLTWKITEYARKRSEAVNGQKVSFYSPCFYTSRYGYKMCARIYLNGDGMGRGTHISLFFVVMRGEYDAILRWPFRQKVTFMLLDQDNVEHVIDAFRPDPNSSSFQRPRRETNIASGCPMFCSIEELNNHAYVRDDTMFFKIIVDTSDL, from the exons ATGCCTGGATACAAGCTGTGTGGCGCAGACCAGAAAAGTATTGGACAAAAATATCTGTGCAACTTTTGTGGTTTTCTCTTGAAGGATGCCATGCAAACTGGTTGTGGCCATTTCTACTGCAAAGAATGCCTAGGAAGTCTTTATAC AAATGACCGAGCTAAAATGACTTGTCTCCAAGACCAGACTGAATTTCTGGAAAAGGAG GTTTTCCCCGATATGTTCACACGACGGGAAGTACAATCATTTGTGGTTCATTGTACATTCATGGATGATGGATGCAGTTGGAAAGGAGAAATTAGAAACTTAGAG GTCCACACAAGCAACTGTGACTATGTCAAAGTCAGCTGTGTTCATACTGAGTGTGGTGCTATGGTGAAAAAAGCTTTCCTTCCTGAACATTTAAAAGCTGAGTGTGTGTTTCGTTTGGTGACATGTGAACTTTGTAGTGCGCAATTGGTCTATAACAAGTTGATG CAACACCAAGAAAAGGAATGTCGGGCCTATCCAGTTAGCTGTGACAAATGCAGCAAAGAAGGAATTCCTCGCGGTAAG CTGACAGATCATCAAAATCCCATTCTGGGGGATTGTGAGGGAATACAGGGCCCATGTCCTTTCTCACAGATTGGTTGCTCCAAGACAGAG ATCCTcagccaaaaagaaaagaaagaacatttaaCGAAGGAAAACATCCATCACAATGTTTTGCTGCTTCAGTTTGCGGTTCGTGTGAGTAAAGAAATGGAATCCGTGCTGAGATCTGATCCAAGGCTTCTCTCCTCAAGACAGCAAATGTTCATGAATTACGACAATGTTATCCACGATCTCTTCAATCAGATGCGAATCCACTCAGAGACAGAAAGACACCTACAAGAAATGTTGCGACAACTCAGCGAGAGGATAACTGCCGTGGAGAGAAAACTGGTGTTAGTGAATACATCGGGTGGTTCGAGTGGGGCATCTTCTCAACGTCTTCCTGATGATGAAGGAAGCTCAGTTAGTGCTGATATTGAAAGAAGAGTGACAGACCTTGGCAATAAAACTGCAGATCACGAGGTATTGATCGTGGAAAATAATCGTATCGCAATGGAATCAAGTCGAGAAACGGCCAATCTTAGAAGACAGCTTGACAATGTGCAGGAAAACTCAAGGAGGTCAGAGCAAAGGATGGAGTCCATTGAGCACGCACTGGCTCTGAGAAATGTTACGCTCGCTGATTTAGAGGAGTACGTTAAGAAACAAGAGTTCTTGAGTTACGACGGTCAGTTGACGTGGAAAATTACTGAATATGCTCGAAAACGAAGCGAAGCAGTCAATGGGCAAAAGGTTTCCTTCTACAGTCCGTGCTTCTACACAAGTCGCTACGGGTACAAAATGTGCGCACGCATATATTTGAATGGAGACGGCATGGGGCGAGGCACACATATCTCCTTGTTCTTTGTTGTCATGCGTGGTGAGTATGACGCTATACTCCGCTGGCCATTCAGACAGAAGGTGACCTTCATGCTGTTGGATCAAGACAACGTGGAACACGTGATTGATGCGTTCAGACCTGATCCAAACAGCTCGTCTTTCCAGAGACCACGAAGAGAAACCAACATCGCCAGTGGCTGCCCTATGTTCTGCTCCATCGAGGAACTGAATAACCACGCTTACGTACGTGACGACaccatgtttttcaaaataattgttgATACCTCTGACTTGTAA